CACGCGACCAGACCAGTCAGCGACAGCGTTTTCGTCGGCGAATACTGCGTATCGCCGGTCTTTATTCGCTCCCGTCCGAATCCGGTGTATGGGCAGCGAGCAGTTGACGCGGCGACGGTTGTTGGCGACTGCGACGGCCGCGGCGGCCGGCGTCGCGGGGTGTAACACACCGCGATCAGACTCTTCGGGGAACGTCTCGAACCCGGACGCCCGGTCGCTACTGAACTCCACGCCGGAGTCGGAGTCGGTCTACACGGACGTCTACCGCGAGACCATCGACTCCGTTGTCCTGCTCCGCGTCTACGGCGCCGCCGGTCGAAACGGCGAGGGATCGGGATTCGTGTACGACGACGGCTACGTCGTCACCAACCAGCACGTCGTCGCGAACGCCGACCGGGTCCGCGTCCGGTTCACCGACGGCCAGTGGCGCACCGCAGCGGTGGTCGGCACCGACGCCTACAGCGATCTCGCGGTGCTCGACGTGCCGGACGTCCCCGCGTCCGCGACACCGCTGTCGCTCATCGACGGCCAGGTCGCCGTCGGCCAGCGCGTTATCGCGATCGGTAATCCGCTCGGGTACACCGGCTCGCTGACGTCGGGCGTGGTCAGCGGCGTCGATCGGTCCCTGCCCGCGCCGAACAACTTCCGCATCCCGGACGCGATCCAGACCGACGCGCCCGTCAACCCGGGCAACAGCGGCGGCCCGCTCGTGACCCTCGACGGTCGAGTCGCGGGCGTCATCAACTCCGGCGGGGGCGACAACATCGGCTTCGCCATCTCCGCGGCGCTGATGCGTCGCGTCATCCCCGCGCTGATCGAGCGTGGCCGGTACGATCACTCCTTCATGGGCGTGAGCCTCACGAGCGTCACCCCACTGATCGCCGAGGCCAACGACTTGCCTGACGCCGACGGCGTCTACATCGACGCGGTCCGTCCGGACGGCCCCGCTGGCGACGTCCTGGAGGGATCGGGGGGTCAGTCGACCCGCATCGACGGCGTCCAGGTCCCGGTCGGGGGCGACGTCATCGTCCGGATGGGCGAGCAGCGGATCCAGAGCCAGGAGGCGCTCTCCACCTACCTGGCCCTCGTCACGAGTCCCGGCGACACGATCCCCCTCGAGGTGATCCGCGACGGGAGCCGGACCACCGTCGACCTCACCCTCGGCGAACGGCCCACGACCTGACGGTCGCCGGCCGAACGGAAACGCACATGCGGATTCGGGCCGTCCGGCCGACTATGGAGCTCAGCGCGCGCGATCGCGTCCCCGAGTTGACCGGCCTGTTGACCGCCGTGGCGCTCGCGCTCGTCTTCGGTGCGGTCCTGGGCGTGATCCCCAGCACCGCACTGCCTCGCGCGCCCGACTGGTTCGTCGCCGCCATCCCCCACCTCAACGCCGCCGTGAGCGTCCTCGCCGTCGTCGTGATCCTCGCCGGCTGGCGAGCGATCCGACACGGGAACGTCGCCCGCCACCGCCGCGCCATGCTCGCCGGGCTCGCCCTCTTCGGCACCTTCCTGGCCCTCTATCTCTACCGGGTCACCCTGGAAGGCCCCGCCGGCTTCGCTGGCCCCGCGGCCGTCGAGCGGTTCGCGTACCTCCCGATCCTGGGGATCCACATGCTGCTCGCCATCGTCTGCATCCCCCTCCTGTTCTACGTCCTCCTGCTCGCGCTGACCCGTCCAGTCAGCGAGCTCTCGGAGACGAACCACCCGCGGGTCGGCCGCGTCGCCGCGACCCTGTGGCTCGTCTCCTTCACCCTCGGGACCGTCGTCTACCTCCTGCTGTACGTGCTGTTCTGACTGCCTGCCGCCAGACGCGGGACCACCTGCTGCCAGCAACCCACGCCCGCAAGGGAGTCGCAACTACCCGCTGACCAACCCGACAATGCTGACTTTCGCCTCGGGACCCATCTCACGGCTATGGGCCGTGACCTGGACGACGTGGACCGGAGCATCCTGTACCTCCTCCAGGAGGACGCCCGCAACGCTACCGCCCAGGACATCGCGGACTCCGTCGGCGTCTCCCCCAGCACCGTCCGCAACCGCATCGACCGCCTCGAGGCCGACGGCATCGTCCGGGGCTACCACCCCGAGATCGACTACGAGGCGGCCAACCTCCCCCTGCAACTGACCTTCGTTATCACCGCCCCACCGACCGAGGTGGCTCACTACTCGGATCAGATCCGGTCGATACAGGGCGTCATCGACGTCCGCGAGATGCTCACCGGCCGCCGCAACCTCCACGTCGACGTCGTCGGCACCAGTACCAAGGAGATCACGCGGATCACCGACACCGTCCACGACCTCGGCGTCCAGATCGAGAGCTCAGAGATGATGCGCCGCCGACACGTCCAGCCGTTCAACCACTTCTTCCTGCAGGGGAACGAGGATATGGACGCACGCGACGACGAACACGCCAGCGAGGAGTCGACCTGATCGATTCCGGTATCTTCTCTCGATTTCACAATTTCACCCGCCATCGCGTAGAGAATCCACAGCGGTGACCCGAGCCAAACGCAATCTCGGTGCCGGTATGCTGTGAAATCCACAATCTGTTCGTTCGGCCCCACGACACCGTTATCCGCGTCTGTACCGGACTTTCACACGCAGGTTACGATTACCACGACAACCGGTGGTGGGTAGCGGACCTCTCACGAACCATGAACGACGACACCTTCGACGCCCTGGCTCACGATCGCCGCCGACAATTACTGCTCCCCCTACTGGACGAACCACGACGGGAGAGCACCGCTACGGCAGCCGTCAGCGACGGGGGCACTGACCGTAAATCCCTCCAGCGACGGGCGGGGCTGTACCACGTCCACCTCCCGAAACTCGCCCACTACGGGATCATCGAGTGGCACGAAGACAGCGACGAGATCAGCAGAGGCCCGAACTTCGAGCAGGTTCGGCCCCTGCTCGAACTCGTCGCCGATCGCGCCGCCTGACCGTTCGGTCCGGTTCCCGTCCCCCGATTCCGAGGATTTTCCGACAGAACGAGTGCTCGTCGCTCACGGCTCGTTGCACTCGAACCGCGCTACTCACGACTCGCTTCGCTCACCGTTCGCGGTAACCGAGGTTCTCCCTTCGGTCGAACCTCGCTATGCCCCCTAATCGTCCGCGTGCGCAGTCGTCCCGACTGCTGGCCGATCGACCTCCCGATCGGTCGCCTCGCCGTCGATGTCGTAGGGATACTCGCCGGTGACACAGCCGAGACAGAGGTCCGCCTTCGACCGCGAGAGGGCGCTCGCGATGGAGTCGATCGAGAGGTACGACAGCGAGTCGGCCTCGATCTCGTCGCGGATGTCCGCGACCGACTGGTCCGCCGCGATCAACTCGTCGCGCGAGGCCATGTCGATCCCCATGTAACACGGGGCGACGATCGGCGGCGCGCCGATGCGGACGTGGACCTCCTCGGCCCCGGCGTCGCGCATCAACTCGACCAGTTGCGTCGAGGTCGTCCCGCGGACGATCGAGTCGTCGATCAGCGTGACCGTCTTGCCCTCGACCGTCGACTTGATCGGGTTGAGTTTCATCCGAACGGCGCGCTCGCGCTCGTCCTGCGTCGGCATGATGAACGTCCGGCCGACGTACCGGTTCTTCATCAGCCCCTCCGCGAACTCGACGCCCTCGCTGTCGGGATCCTCGTTGGCGGCTTCCGCGTATCCGGAGGCGAACGCGCGCCCGGAGTCGGGGACCGGCATCACCACGTCGCTCTCGATGCCGCTCTCCTCCCACAGGGCGCGACCGAGTTCGCGGCGCACCTCGTAGACGAGTTCGTCGTCGATCACCGAGTCCGGCCGCGCGAAGTAGACGTGCTCGAAGAAGCAGTGGGCCGTGTTCTCAGATTGTACGAGTTGATAGGTGTCGTAGCCCGTCCCGTCGTCGTGGAGGACGACGAGTTCGCCCGGTCGGACGTCCCGGATCAACTCGCCGTCGAGGGTGTCGATGGCCGCCGACTCCGAGGCGAGGACGTAGCCGTCCTCGAGTTCGCCGATACAGAGCGGGCGATTGCCCTCGGGGTCGCGCACGCCCAGCACGGTGTCGTCGTGCATGATCGTCAGCGAATAGGAGCCGTGGATCCGGCTCATCGTTCGCTTGACGGCGCGCACGAGGTCCTCTTCGAGGAGGTTCCGCGCCAGATCGTGGGCGATGACCTCCGTGTCGCCGTCGGAGGTGAAGGCGTGGCCGAGTTCGGCCAGGCGGTCGCCCACCTCGTCGGCGTTCACGAGGTTGCCGTTGTGGCTCAGCCCGAGCGAACCGCTCTTGAAGGAGACGGAGAAGGGCTGGGCGCAGCTGGCGGTGACGCTGCCGGCGGTGGGGTATCGGACGTGCCCGATACCCTGCGTGCCGTTGAGCTGCTGGAGGTCGTCCTGCGAGAAGGCGTCACCGACGAGTCCCATCTCGACGTGGGAGTGCTGCTGAAAGCCGTCGTGGGTGACGATACCGGCCGACTCCTGGCCGCGGTGCTGGAGGGCGTACAGTGAGTAATAGAGCGGGCGGGCGGCGTCTCGGTCCTGTAACGATACACCGACGACGCCGCACTTCTCGTGCATGGTGGTGGGTGGGATTCGTCCGTCACTCGCCGGCCTTGTCCTGCCAGGCGTAATCACGACGCTTGGCGGACTTGCCGAAACCACAGGACGAACAGACTTTCTTTTTCGTGTGATACGACTTCTCGCCACACCGACGGCACTTCGTGTGTGTCGTCGTGTTCTTCTTCCCCTGACTCGGGGTTCCTGCGCCAGTCATGGGTTGATCGACACGACGTTATCGCCGCGTATAATCGTTGTGTTGTCACCGTCCTCGACGACCAGGTTCATGTGCTGATCGTAGCCGGTCAGTTCTCCCTCGTACACCTCGCCCCCTTTGAGTTGCACCGTCACGCTCGATCCGAGCGCCGCTTCGAGGACGTCCAGCGGTCGTCCACTCATAGGGAAACGGGGTGTCGACGGACGTATAAACGTACCGCTATCCCACCGGTCACAGCCGCCGCAGTCCGGGACTGTCCGGCGATTTCGCCCCTCGATCGGCTACGGCTCGACGGCGAACGGTGCGAACGCATCCGCCCGATCGACCGCCCCGGCGATGACTTCGACCGCCCCCGTCAGGTCCCCGGTATCGATCACTTCGACCGGCGTGTGCATGTACCGCGTCGGGATGCCCACGTTGACCGAGGGGATGCCGCCACGCTGGACGAACAGCGAGTTGGCGTCGGTCTTGGTGGTGTTGCTCGCCGCCTCCAGCTGGACGGGCCGGTCCTCGTCCGCCGCGACGGTCCGGAGCGCGTCGACCAGCACCGGGTGGTCGGGCAACCCCCGACGGATCGACGGCCCCTCGCCCAGCGCCACGTCCACGTCGCGCTTGGGTGCCAGTCCCGGCGTGTCCGTCGCGTGGGTCACGTCCACCACGACCGCCGCGTCCGGATCGAGGTCGAAGCCGATCATCTGCGCCCCGTTGCCGCCGACCTCTTCCTGCACCGTGCTGACGGCCTTCACCGTCGCGTCCACGTCGTTCTCGACCGCGTGTCGGAGGACCTCGGCGGCGGTCCAGGTCCCGACGCGGTTGTCCATCGCGCGGCCCGACAGCCGCGAGCCCTGGAGTTCCTCGACCCCCGACGCCACGGTGAGGGGATCGCCCACGTCGACCAGTTCGCGGGCCTCGTCCTCGTCTGCCGCACCCACGTCGACGTACTGCTCGGTAATGTCGGCCACCTCGTCGTCGTCGCCGTCCCGGAGGTGGATGGCGGTCTGGCCGATCACGCCCCGGACCGGGCCGTCGTCGGTCCGGACGGTGACGTGCTGGCCGCGCGAGACGGTCTTGTCCGTCCCCCCGATGCGCGAGAGGTGGAGGAACCCGTCGTCGTCGATGCGGCGGACGACGAACCCGATCTCGTCGCCGTGACCAGTGACGGCGATGGTCGGCGCGTCGGGGTCGCCCTCGTGGATCGCCACGGCGTTGCCGTAGGCGTCGGTGCGGACCTCGTCGGCCAGTTCCGAGCAGTGGTCGATCCAGACGCGCTGCCCGGCGGTCTCGAACCCGGTCGGTGCCGCGGTCTCCAGCAACTCGAACAGGAACTCGCGTCCTCGTTCGTCCATACCCGTCACTCTCGCGGGCCGGATATGAAGCCGACGACCGCCGACCACCATCGACGCCCCCCGCCGTCTGCCCACCGAGGCCCGCCGAAAACCGTCGCGACCCCAAACCGTATGCCGGGGGACGTGGATGGACCGGTATGGTGGACATCACACTGTTCGAGTTGCACCTCGACGAGGCATCGTTCTCCAACGCCGCGCCGTTCCTCGGCGGTGGCGAAGCGGAGGAGGGCGCGGCCGCGACCGACACATCGGGCGGCGGCGCGAAGGGGAAGCTGTTCGCTTTCCTCGCGCTCGGTGGCATCGTCGCGGTGGCGTGGCTGATCTCCCGGAGCGAGGTCGGCGAGGAGATCGAGATCGACGAGGCGGTCGAACTGACCAACTGACGGGGAGAAGGCCTTTCTACCGGACCCCCCTTGAACACCGTATGGGTCTCTTTCGTAGCGTCCAGGCGGTGACCGGCGCGTCGGGTACCGGTCCCGTCGACTGGACGGCAGTCGCCGAGGCGGCCAAAGCGTCGACCGACCCCGGCTCTATCGCCCTCTCCGAGAAACAGCAGGACGGCTACGCGGCCGACGTGCGCGAAGCGCGCACCCGGATCCGCGAGGTCGCCGAGATCGATTTCGACGTCCCCGACACGGTCGAAATCCAGAACCGCCACCACTGGGTCGACGCCAACATCGACACGTTCCAGCGAGTGATGGCGCCGCTGGGCGACCAGGTCGGCGTGCTCCCCGGCGTCGCCCGCGTCGTCAACACCGGAACCATGTCCGTCGCCCTCGGCTTCCTGGCGAACAACGTCCTCGGCCAGTACGACCCCCTCCTGCTGGGCGAGAGCGACGCCCACGCCCTCTACTTCGTCCACCCGAACATCGAGGCGGTCGCGCACACGCTCGACGTGTCCGAACCGCGCTTCCGGCGCTGGATCGCATTCCACGAGGTCGCCCACGCCGCCGAGTTCGGGGCCGCCCCGTGGCTCGCCGACGAACTCGAAGCTGACCTCGAGGGCGCCGTCGACGCGCTCTCGGAGGGGAGCCTCGACCGCGATGCGCTCCGGAACCTCGACACCACCATGACGGCCGTCGAGGGCTACGCGGAACTCGTCATGGACCGGGCCTTCGACGGCGAGTACGCCGACCTCAGGGAGAAACTCGACGAACGCCGGCAGGGTCGTGGCCCGATCTCGATGCTCGTGCGCCGCCTCCTCGGCCTCGGCATGAAGCGCCGGCAGTACGAGCGCGGCAAGCGCTTCTTCGAGGCCGTCGCCGACGAACGCGGCGTCGCCGGCGCCTCAGCAGTCTGGGAGCGCCCCTCGAACCTGCCGACCGACGCGGAACTCGACGATCCGCAGTCCTGGCTCGCGCGGGTTCGGTAACTGCCGCAAAACGGTTCTCTCCCTTCTTTCACCGCTCCGTCAGCGGTTGCGCCGCTTTCGACCGTCTTCGGTCCGGTTCTCGCTCTCGAAGCGCCGTTCGAGGTGTCCCTGCGAGCCCGACTTGGGAGCGCCGGTCTGATCGCGGAATCGGCGGGTGTCGGGGAAGGCGAAGTAGGTGAGCGCTGCGCCGACGACGAGGCCGGCGACGACGGCGCCGGCGACCACCGGCAGCCCCGGACTCCCCTGGAACGTGATCAGGCCCGCTGAGCCGCCGACGAGGAGGACGAACCCGACCTTCGCCCGTCGCAGGAAGGCCGCACGGTCCTCGTTCGAGACCGGTCCGACCATCAGATCTCCCCTGCCGTGCTGACGTGCATTCCGACGAACCGCCAGTCCGACTCCGGCGTTCCGGGCGACGTGTCGGCGGTCTCGCGGCGTTCGAGCGTCCCGCTCCACCTGGTCTCGAACTCGTACCGGATCCCGCGCTCGGTGTCGGTCCAGCCCATCGTCACGTCGTCTGCGAACCAGGCGTGGCGCTCCCGTTCGGTCACCCTGAGCGCACGGCTGTCGACCGCCCAGTCGACCGTCCGCTCGGTCTGGTCGCGCAGTCCCTCGCGGATCGACTCGACTCCCACGAGCCGCTCGGAGATGCCGAACTTGACGGCTTGTGGGTCACCGGCTCGCTCGGCCGCGAAGAAGGGGGCGAGCGGCTCGCCGGCCCGGAGTGCGTCGTAGTACGCCCGGATCGTGTCGGCGGCGTCCATGGCGAGATGGTGGACGCGGGTCGACTTCAGTTGTCGGATTCGGCTTCCGCCCCCTGATATATTCCCTCGCATACGAACGGAAACGAACAGCCCGGCGGTTCCGAAATAGGGTGGCGGACACCACAGATGGACCGACGACGGTACTTGCGGGCGCTCGGGGGAGCGTCCGCGCTGGGTGCGGGGAGCGGTATCGGCAGTGCGAACACGGGCTGGTGGTTCTCGGGCCCCGAGGTGGAGACCGAGAGCGGCACGGTCGAGGGCGAGGACGAGGGCGACTACCACGCCTTCCGCGGGGTTCCGTACGCTCACCAGCCGGTCGGGGAGCGCCGGTTCCGGCCGCCGGAGACCCCCGCCCCGTCGTGGGAGGGGACCCGCGACGCGACGGACTTCGGCCCGCTCGCGCCGCAACCGGTGCTGGCGACGAGTTTCCTCGGCGTCGACGTCGGGAAGTTCGTCGGCGAGGAGGACGGCTGTCTCAACTGCAACGTCTGGGCGCCAGCGGACGCCGATCCGGGCGAGAAGCCCGTCATGTTCTGGATCCACGGCGGCGCGTTCAACTTCGGGAGCAACCGGTTCCCGGGCGGGAACCTGGCCGCGACCGGGGACGTGGTCGTCGTCGCCGTCAACTACCGGCTGAACGCGCTGGGCTTTTTCGCCCATCCGGAGATCACGGCCGAGAACCCCTCGGCACCAGCGAACGCGGGCTACCTCGACGTCCGCGCGGGCCTGGAGTGGGTCCAGCGCAACGTCGAAGCCTTCGGCGGCGACCCGGACAACGTGACGATCTTCGGCGAATCGGCCGGCGGCCACGCCGTCCTCACGCTGTTGACCGACCCCGAGACCGAGGGCCTGTTCCACCGCGCGATCAGCCAGAGCGGCCCGATCACGGACCCGCTCTACTCGCTGTCGGAACTGGAAGCTCGGGGCGCCGAAGCGGCCGAGGAACTCGGCTGTGCCGACGGCGACGCGCTCGCCTGCCTCCGCGAGCAGGACCCGGAATCGCTGGCCGAGGCCTACGGCGTGTCCGGCGCGCTCGCTGTCGGCGGCGATCCCGACCCGGACCTCCCGGGTGTCGCGCAGCCGGGCCTGGTCTTCGGCGTGGACGGCGAGGTCGTGCCCGAACACCCGGCGACCCGGATCGCGAACGGCGACTTCCACGACGTGCCGGTGATCGCCGGCGGCAACGCCGACGAGTACCAGTTCTTCCTCGAGTTCGCGGGCGACACCGTGCCGGAGTCCGCCACGGCCTACGACGACTGGCTCGACGCGGCGTACGGCCGGTTCGCGGATCGCGTTCGCGACGCCTACCCGGCGGACGCGTACGACTCCCTGGAGACGGCCTACGTCGACCTGCTGAGCGACGAGTTCTTCCTCTGTTCGGACGCGGCCGTCGTCGACGCCGTCCGCGACCACGGCGGCACCGCCTACCGCTACGTGTTCGACGACACGCCGACGATCCCGGTCACCCTGCTCTCGGAGGATCCCGGCGCCTACCACACCGCCGAACTCTCCTACGTGTTCGGCCAGACCGTCACCCAGCAGGGGCTTCCGACGGGGATCATGGGGCCCGGCGACTGGAAACTCCGCGACCGGATGCAGGCTTACTGGTCGAACTTCGCCGAATCCGGCGATCCCAACGGATCGAGCGGGAGCGATCTCCCCGCCTGGCCGGCCGTCGACGAGGACCACACGAAAGTCCGCCTGCGGGAGAAAACGGTCGCGGTCGAGACGGGAACCCGGGCTGGCTGTGCCGTCTTCCGGGACGTCTACGACTACCTGCGCTCGATCGGTCGCTGACTACTCGAACCCGCGACTGACGTTCTCGTCGACCAGGTCGTCCAGTTCCGCGTCGAGCATCTCCTCGGCCTCCTCGAAGGTCTCCGCCAGTTCGTCCATCCCGTCGGGTCGGTCGGTCAACTCGAACTCCGCGGGCCCGAAGGCCGGGCTGTCGAGCGTCTCCATCACGTCGTCGAACAGCGCGTCGGGGGTCGTCGGCGCGTCCGCGTGGGCCCTGATGACCTCCTCCAGTTCGTTCGCCACGTCCTCGGCCTCGTCGGCCTCGACGGGTTGCTGGACGACGAATCGGCCGGCGTCGTCGCTCGGGAAGAGGTCGTCGAGGTCCTCGTCGATGCGCCGGGCGACGCGGGTCCCGACGCCCTGGACCTCGAAGGGGTTCTTCGCGTAGGTCTTGAGCTGGTAGACGGCGGCGTCAGGGTGACCCACGTACAGGTCCTCGCCGATGCCGCTGGCCCGGTCGCCGCCGACCGCTCGCCACCCGCTCGCGTCGGCGTCGCTCTCGACGACGTCCTCGAGGATGTCCTGCCAGTCTCTGACGCGCATAGCTACACGCAGGTTGGATTCGAATCCCGAAGAACGTGTCGATACCACGGCTCGCCGGGCCGCACGGCCGCCTACCGCGTCCGGACAAGCCGGCCCTCGTTCGGGAGGTAGCGCCTCGCCTCGAGGGTCACGTTCGCGCGGCCGGCCGAGACGTTCGCTGCGAAGTCGGCGTCCGCACGATACCAGCCGTGGAACTCGCCCTCGCGATCCCGGATCGACAGTTCGAGCGCCGCCGTGTCCCAGTCGGTCGTCTCCGCGCCGTAGGCCGTCACGACTTCCTGCACTGCAGTCCTGAACTGTTCTCGATCGCTCGTGGGTGCCCGCACCGTCAGATACGCGGTCCGGTTGCGCGTCGTCGCGCCGGCCACGTCGACCGCCGTATCGTCGGCCGCGACGTAGAGGGCGTTCAACTCGCCGTCCTGCTGGGGGAACTGCCCCGACGAGTCGGTGCGTTCGAGGCTCGCCCGGATCCGATCGGTCAGCGTCTCGGCCGAGATGCGTCCCTGGAAGTACTGCAGCGGCCAGGACGCCGGCATGCGATAGCGCGCCAGGGCCCGCCCCGAGTCGCTCACTGCCAGTCCGTCCAGCCGGGTGGCGTTCCAGGTCGTCCCGTTCGTCCAGGTCCGGTTGACGGTGCCGCCGTAGGCCAGCCCCAGGACGTAGGCGTCCCTGAGCAGTCTGTCGCCCGTGTCGTTCGAGACGTAGGTCACCCCGAATCCGCCGTTGTTCGTCGACACCGATCTGACGGGGAACCCGGATCGTTCGAGTCCGGCCAGGAACGCCCGTCCGCCTTCGGTGTCGGCGCTCTCCGGCGGCGCGGGCGTCACGGCTGGTGGCGTGGGCGTCCCCGACCTCGCGTCCGTGTCGGGGGTCGGTATCGGCTCCGGGTCCCTGCTATCGAACCCACCGCCGCCGCTACACCCGGCGAGCACCAGCAGGAGCGCCAGCGCACACGCCCTCGTCCCCGAACGGACCCCTCGCATGGCTGACCGGTAGAGCGGGGAGGGACAAAAACGGGTCGGCTCCTCACTCGTAGACGACGAACAGCAGTGCGGCGCCGGCCCCGAGCAGGCAGACCAGCGCGAGCAGCGGGACGTCCGTGATCTGCAGGCGCCAGACGGTCACCGCCAGCGCGACGGTCGCGACGCCGACGCCGGTCGTCGCGCCGAGGTGTGCGAGTTCGGCGATCGGCTCCACGGCCGACCGGCCGACCTGCTCGCCGAGCGTGATCGCGTGGCGCGCGGCGTCCCAGGCGGCGACCGCGGCCACCGTCGCCGCGAGGATCGGGACCAGCCCCGCGTCGCGCGTGATCCCGCTGAACAGGACCGTCACGAGCACGAGCGCGACGCCCAGCGTCGCCAGTTTGGTCTCCCATCCCTCCCGGATCGGGAGCAGGCCGAGCCCCAGGACGGTCAGGCCGTACAGCCCCGGCAGCAGTTCGGCGTCCGCGATCCGGCCCAGATCCGCCGAGATCGACAGCCAGATCCCGGCGAAGACGACGGCGAGCCCGAGGCCCAGCCGAACCGTCGGGAGCGCACCCTCTCGTCCGCGGTAGCCCACGCCGAGGACCAACACGCCGAGGAGCACGACGGCGAGCGACCGATTCTGCAGAGGGTCAGTCGCCACCAGCGCGGTGCTGAGGGCCGCGAGCGTCACCGCCAGCACGCTCCCGAGACTCGACGGGCGGTGGTCGACGGTCTGGCGCGCCCGGTCGGTCGCGGCGTGCCGGTGGTTCGCCGGTCGGGTACGATCCGCGGTTCCGCCGTCGGTCCGCTCGAACTCCGTCATCGCGACCACCGTCCCTGGGCCGTGGCGACGCTCTTGCGGAGCCGTTCGGTCGGGTCCCAGTCGACGACCCGGACCTCGCCGCGGTGGAGACGATCGATCCGGTTGCGCCGTTCGAGCGCCGCGAGTCGCTCGCCCGGCGAGTCCTCGCCGGTCACGTCCGGGCTGATCACGGTGACCGTTCGCCCGCCCGCGGCCAGTTCCAGCGCGAACGAGACCATCGCGTCGTCGGGCAACGGCGTGACGAGGAACAGCTGGTCGTCGGCCCCCAGTCGTCGCCGGAGGCCGTCGAAGCCCGCTGCTTCCTCATCACCATCGTCAACATCGTCCGTCCCGACCGCGTTCTCCTCCGGGGGCTGCGGCGAGAGCGACGGGTGTGTGAGCAGCGTCCGCCGGGTCCGGTCGGCGTGGTCGGAGCCGCGTCCCGGCGGAACCCAGCAGTCTGGGCCGCCCAGCGTCGTCAGCCCGGCGCGTTCCCCGAGGTCCCAGACGGATTCGAGCAGCTCGCGGGCCGCCGCGACGCCGTGGGAGACGGCGTGGGGCTCGCCCGTCGGGCCGCGGTAGGCGACCGGCCTCGCGTCGACGCAGACCAGCACCGAGACGCTGCGTTCCTGGCGGAACTCGAGGGTCGAGAGCTCGCCCGTCTTGGCCAGCTGGCGCCAGTCGATCCGCGAGCGGTCGTCGCCGGGGTGGTACTCGCGGGTGTTCGAGAACTCGATGCCGGCGCCGCTCTCGTCGGTCAGCACCCGGCCCGGGAACGGGTTCGACGTGCGGTCGACCGGCGGTTCGGCCGGCGCGTCGAGACACGCGATCTCGTCGGTCGTCTCGATCTCCGCCTCGACCTCGTGGGCGCCGCTGGGGTCGCGCGCGATGGCGGTCAGCGACCGGAACCGGTGCGCGCCCGGCTCGGCCGCGATCGCGTAGGTGAACGTGGTCGACTCACCGGGCCCAAGCGCCGTCGCGTGTCGGGCGGTCCCGTCGATCACTGTCAGCATCGCGGGCACGCCGTCGATCAGCCGGAGGTCGGTGAGCCACGACTCCCCGTCGTTT
Above is a genomic segment from Halorientalis sp. LT38 containing:
- a CDS encoding carboxylesterase/lipase family protein, which produces MDRRRYLRALGGASALGAGSGIGSANTGWWFSGPEVETESGTVEGEDEGDYHAFRGVPYAHQPVGERRFRPPETPAPSWEGTRDATDFGPLAPQPVLATSFLGVDVGKFVGEEDGCLNCNVWAPADADPGEKPVMFWIHGGAFNFGSNRFPGGNLAATGDVVVVAVNYRLNALGFFAHPEITAENPSAPANAGYLDVRAGLEWVQRNVEAFGGDPDNVTIFGESAGGHAVLTLLTDPETEGLFHRAISQSGPITDPLYSLSELEARGAEAAEELGCADGDALACLREQDPESLAEAYGVSGALAVGGDPDPDLPGVAQPGLVFGVDGEVVPEHPATRIANGDFHDVPVIAGGNADEYQFFLEFAGDTVPESATAYDDWLDAAYGRFADRVRDAYPADAYDSLETAYVDLLSDEFFLCSDAAVVDAVRDHGGTAYRYVFDDTPTIPVTLLSEDPGAYHTAELSYVFGQTVTQQGLPTGIMGPGDWKLRDRMQAYWSNFAESGDPNGSSGSDLPAWPAVDEDHTKVRLREKTVAVETGTRAGCAVFRDVYDYLRSIGR
- a CDS encoding DUF58 domain-containing protein, whose amino-acid sequence is MTRVRRTHHWRGVVAVALLGTALGLLTKRPLVVLASSVGIGFAVYPRLLTPPTVSLAVERDLGTRDPSPGESVPVTVTVTNDGESWLTDLRLIDGVPAMLTVIDGTARHATALGPGESTTFTYAIAAEPGAHRFRSLTAIARDPSGAHEVEAEIETTDEIACLDAPAEPPVDRTSNPFPGRVLTDESGAGIEFSNTREYHPGDDRSRIDWRQLAKTGELSTLEFRQERSVSVLVCVDARPVAYRGPTGEPHAVSHGVAAARELLESVWDLGERAGLTTLGGPDCWVPPGRGSDHADRTRRTLLTHPSLSPQPPEENAVGTDDVDDGDEEAAGFDGLRRRLGADDQLFLVTPLPDDAMVSFALELAAGGRTVTVISPDVTGEDSPGERLAALERRNRIDRLHRGEVRVVDWDPTERLRKSVATAQGRWSR
- a CDS encoding nuclear transport factor 2 family protein is translated as MDAADTIRAYYDALRAGEPLAPFFAAERAGDPQAVKFGISERLVGVESIREGLRDQTERTVDWAVDSRALRVTERERHAWFADDVTMGWTDTERGIRYEFETRWSGTLERRETADTSPGTPESDWRFVGMHVSTAGEI
- a CDS encoding DUF7519 family protein, translated to MTEFERTDGGTADRTRPANHRHAATDRARQTVDHRPSSLGSVLAVTLAALSTALVATDPLQNRSLAVVLLGVLVLGVGYRGREGALPTVRLGLGLAVVFAGIWLSISADLGRIADAELLPGLYGLTVLGLGLLPIREGWETKLATLGVALVLVTVLFSGITRDAGLVPILAATVAAVAAWDAARHAITLGEQVGRSAVEPIAELAHLGATTGVGVATVALAVTVWRLQITDVPLLALVCLLGAGAALLFVVYE